One Candidatus Regiella endosymbiont of Tuberolachnus salignus genomic window, CGCTTTCGTAGATGCGAATAAAAGAACAGCCTTTATATCTTGTGCCACCTTTCTGCGAGCAAATGGCATCCAATTACAGGAAATGACATTTTATCTAACCAAGCTAACGGTTATGGTAGCAACCGATAAAGTCACTGAGAAAGAGACAGCGATACTTTTGGCTCTTCTATCCGATTACTATACTCAATTTACTGATTATCAATGTGAATTTACTGATGAAGAAGAGTGTATTTATTATAATTTAGCAATAGCAATGGTGCTAAATGGCAACAATATAAAAAAATTAAAAATGATGGCTGAAACAGTAAAAAAATTACTTGATGATGGTGAACTCAACGTCATAACAAAGCAAATCTTGGAACGGTATTAACCGACGAATAAATAATCCCCCGTTTATTTAATACTAATTCATTAAAAAAATTAGAAAACTGACCGCACTTAGTTAATCTCCCCCTGTCCCACTCTGCTCTGGTCAAATAATTTTGGACACAAATTCAGGTGTTTTATGCCGCCTGGTATTCTTTAATCATTGGCGTTTGGTAATCATTAACACTATGTAGCCTGACTTGATTGTAATAATGAGTGAGGTAGGGAAGTACATCAGCTTGTGCTTGTTGAACGGTACTATAGCCCTGTTTTGGTATCCATTCTGACTTTAAACTGCCAAAAAAGCGCTCTATTGGGGCATTATCCCAACAATTACCCCGGCGGCTCATACTCTGTTTTACGGTGTTTGTCAATGTAGTTGTCGCTTGAAACTGTTTTATGCAGCACTTACTTCCGGATTCAGCATCACTTCATGAATAAAATTCCAGTTACGACAGCCTTTGCTCCAACGTTCGGGTTTTTTAGCTCGAGCTAATTCATAGATGGCTTTCCGTTTAGCTAATATTTCTTTATCTGCCTCCCTATGACGTTCATCTGGAGTAACGTACTTGATACCACTGTGTTTATGTTCAAGGTTGTACCCGTTCACAAACTGAGCTACCCAGGCTCTGGCATCATTGAGTAAAGTAAACCCCTCGGCTGGCCACTGGGGACAATATTTCACCGTTCGAAACAAGGATTCGGAATAAGGGTTATCATTGCTGACTCGTGGGCGAGAATATGAACTGATTCCCCCCAGATCGTACATTTTCGCCAACAGGGTATAACTACGCATGGGGCCACCATTATCTGAATGAAGAATGATTTTTTTGCCCGCGCATTTTTCTTTCCAGATGCATCGTTGCAGTAGCTCTGCAGCCTGTTCGCCGGATTCTTGTTCAAAAACGTCTGCCCCCACAATTTTCCGACTGAAAATGTCCATCATCATGTAGAGGTAAAGATGCCGACCTTTTATAGGTGTTGGCAAATAACTACTATCCCAGGACCATACCTGATTCGGTGCTGTCGTTTTTTGTGCGCCTGGACGTTTATAACTTCTCTCTCGACGTCTAGGTGTTAACAGTTTGTTCGCTTTGAGCACGCGATAAAACGTAGACTCAGAGGCGATATAAATTCCCCTATCAGCCAGCGTCGGAACGATGACATTCGGAGGGAAACTTGAAAACTCTGGTGAGTTACAGATTTCCATGATCCGCTGTCGTTCAGCATCAGACAATTTGTTGCTGGGGGCATTGCGAACGGCCGTTGACCGTTTGTCGGCCAGGGGAGCGTTGTGACAATTGTTGCGCCAGCGTTGCAGTGTTCTGACTGAAATCCCAATGACCTGGCAGGCTTGCGCCTTACGAGCCCCCTGTTTCATCGCATTCCTAAGCATATCAACTATATTAAGCCGCTCCGGGAGAGGTATTAGACGTCCTCGCTGTTGTCCCAGAGGGCATTGAACTTTTCCCTTAATACCAGTAGCGCTGCGGTTTCCGCCAGCGCCTTTTCTTTTCTGGTGAGTTCTTTTTCAAGTTCACGGATCTTTTGTCTGTATTCTTTGACGACTTTATCAACTTTATGATTATTCAAGGCTTTCGGCTCATGAGCCCGGAGCGAAGCCGTTCGCCATTCCTTTACCTGTTCAACAAACAATCCTTTGTGCCGACAGTATTCGGCCAGCTCAATTTCAGACATCACTGCGCTTTCAATGACCACCGCAAAACGCTGTTCGGGCGACCAACCTTCGTTATTCTTTAAAAACTGCTCATCTTCACATAACAGGCCATCACTCATTAACTCGTTTCTCCATCTTGAAACAACCGAAGGGCTCACGTCTAGCTTCTTCGCTATTTGCCGGTGAGACCAATTATACGGAGGTTGAAGCCAGAGCAACCCTTGTTGCTTGATATTGATAGGCACGGGGTTTGCCGGCATGGTGTTCTCCTTAATATTAACAGGCGACAACTATGCTGACACAGGGGGTTATTCGGTGATCTTCTTGATGATAATATGCACCACCAAAGAACGCTATCAGCAATGTCAACGCTACTTTAGATTGACCACTTTTTGCTACTTTAAAATGTCCAGTTTTTGCTAATTTTCCTGTTGGGTTTCTATTCCAGGCGCCTGGATAATATCAGTCGTTTTTATAGGCAACATGCCTGCTTTGCGTTTATTTTTGAGTCGATAGCTTTCTCCTTTAATATTCAATGTGGTTGAATGATGTAAAAGCCTGTCTAAAATCGCAGTTGCTAAAATGTGATCACCGAATACGTCCCCCCAATCAGTAAAACTTTTATTTGATGTGAGAATGATGCTCGCCTTTTCATAACGACGGCTCAATAACCTGAAAAATAGGCTAGCTTCTTCGCGATTCATCGGTAAATACCCGATTTCATCCAGTATTAATACCCTGGCATAGCACAGTTGCTGAAGTTGGCGTTCCAGACGGTTTTCTTGCTTTGCCTTCATTAAGGTACAGCAGAGTCTATCCAGAGGCATAAACAATACCCGATGCCCAGCTGTAGCTGCCTTGACAGCCAGCGCTATCGCCAAATGCGTTTTCCCTACCCCAGGTGGGCCTAACAAAATGACGTTTTCATGATGTTCGACAAACCTCAGCCCCGCCAGCTCGCGGATAATTTTCCTGTCTATACTTGGTTGGAAAGTAAAGTCAAATTGCTCCAAGGTTTTTATCCACGGCAAACGTGCTTGTTTTAACCGCGATTCCAAGCCTTTTTGGTGACGCCCGTTCCATTCCTGGGCTAATGCCTGCTGGAGAAATTCACGGTAGTTCAGTGCTTTCTTGGTGGCTTCTTCACATAAACTCTCCAACGCATCGCCCAGGTAATCCATTTTTAACCGTATCAACAAGTTTTCCATTTCCATCAGAGTAGCTCCTCATACACACTGAGCGAACGAGACGCTACTCGATTGACCTGTTGCCAAAGGGCTTGATGATGTTCTGGCACCTTTTGCCAGCCCTGCGTTACCTCCTGCAAGAGATGCGTCGCGAGCAGTTGCTCATCGCCGTAAATACGTAGCGTATTATCTAAACCGATACGAATATTAACCGCACGACCACACCAGAATGAAGGCACGCTATAGCGATTACCTCTGACATCGATATAGCTGTCCCATGCCACTTGTCGTAGGTCGAAGTAGCTGGTATCGAAATCAGTCGCAGGGAGTGGCATCAAGGCTATTTTTTCCTCAGCAAAACGATTTTCCGGTGTCTGCTTGAATTGACGAAGATGACGCTGGTCTGCCACTTTCGCCAGCCACATCGCTAGCAGTTGATTAACATGAGCGAAACTCTCAAACTGACGGTAGCGAGTGAAAAAATTGTGTTTAACATAGCCCACCATCCGTTCGGTTTTGCCTTTCGTTTGCGGTCGATAAGGCTTACAGGCGCGAGGGCTAAACCCATAGTGATTAGCCAGTTGCAGGAAGCCCGCATTGAACTCGATGTGGCCATTTTGTCCATGTTTGATAACAGCGGCTTTTTGGTTATCTACCAAGACATTTTTTACGCTGCCACCGAAGTAATTGAAGCTGCGAACCAGCGATTCATACGTGTGCTCAGCATCTTGCTTAGGGGCAGCAAAGACATGAAAGCGACGCGAAAAACCGAGCGTATTAACGGCAAAATTAACCGTACAGGCAGAGCCTGCCACCTCAACGATGATTTCTCCCCAATCGTGTTGAAGTTGATAACCGGGGAGGGTTTCAAAGCGTACCGTGTTTTTCGAGGCCCTGAGCGGACGTTTGGGATGTATATAACGTCGGAGCATCGCACTCCCACCCCGGTAGCCTTTTTCACGGATTTCCTCAAAAATAACCGCCGCATTCCAAACCTGTTCACTCAACCTTGAATCGATGTAGTCTTTAAAGGGCTCGAGTTTAGCAACCTGTTTTTTACCGCGTTTTGCTGTTGGCGGCGCAGGATAGCTAATGTGCCGTCTCACCGTTTTTTCTGAACACCCTATCTGATGGGCAATATCAACAATAAATGCCCCCTGTTGATGGCGTTGTTTTATCATGTAGTGGTCCTCTCTTCTTAGCATGCTTATTTCCCTCATGGCTTTGTCACCACAAAGGAAACTGCATTCTGGCTTGAGTGGACAAATTAAATTAGCAATTTACGGTCTTTTATCATTAGCGCTGACAGCAAACCTACTTAATTGCAGAAGAGGCAACAGCAACCTGCGAAGATCGTGTATCCCATGCCTATAATCAGATGAAGTTGTTAATCTTGATTGCCGATATTGAAGCGCAGAAATCCTATAATCCCATAGCGTTATCTAATGTAATTGAATTAGGCAGAGGCTGTTTTCGTTTAGAAAAGCTTGAACAAATTGCAAGGAATAAAGCAAAATCACTGCGATTGGTTGACGAAATCGAAGTCTATCTTTCCTATCAAGTGAAGTTGCGTGAGAGACTTGCTCTTCCTCTGGATACGGTTGATATGCGTTTTTATGATGTTTCCTATGTCACTGATACAGATTTAAACAATGCCGCTGCCATTGTGATGGAAAAAGAAAAAACAGAATTGCTTGATTTCTTTTCAACCGACTGGTCAGTGTGGCAATCAGTGCTAAAAAAACTTGATAGCGAAAATTATGAAAAAGCCCTCGCTGAATCCAACAGTGAGCAGACTTCCTTGCGCTTCCAACAAGAATTTGCTGCTGAAATTAGCGCTAAGGGTCTACCAATGAATGAGCCAGAGCTAGAAGCAAAACTAGGGCCGCCTATCATGCGTAAGATTAAGGGTGAAATTATGGCTAAGTGCACCAACGCTTTTTTAACTAGCCGAGAGTTAAGTCTGTACTAAAAAACCATGATGGCGTTACATAGTCATTATTTCACTAAAGCAGAAAGCAATGAATCATATAAACTTTATGAACAGATTAAACGGATAGAAAATAAAGTGCCGGAAAAAGAAAAACAAAAAATAACAAGGATTAAAGAGAATCTTCTTTTCAATAGTGCAATATTAAATCCAGATAATGAATGTGAGTATCAAACTTCACTCAAAAGACTTGAAGATTTATATAGTCAAGGGCACATACTAGCTCCTGGATATATAAAATATAAAGAAGATTGTATGAGGCATAATTATGCAATACATTTAATGTCACAAATAAAAGCATTAGAAATAGAAGAATTATCACCTGATGAGTATGAAAAAAATAAAGAAATCATTTTAAAAGCCAATGAGATATATGCTGGTATTGTAAATAAAACGGTAGAGGATAAGAAATACCATCAAGCACTTTTAGCATTAAAAGAAAAGTATAGTTCACCAATTCATATCTTAAAAAAAAGAGAAGAAACACTTCAAGAGTTTGATAAAAGATTACCCTGTAGTATCAGCAAATTTATAGAAAAAATCACCATGCCACAAACAAATGATCCTATTCAAAATAGAGCACTAAAGGGGCTTTATAAACCAATTGCAGAAGTAAATTATCATCCCAACAAGGAGAAAGAATGGGTTAGAAGTAAAGTGGACATAGAAATAATCACCTATCATATTCAATCTATTGTGAGATCTTCAGCAAGGAATTTAGCTGCAGAATACAGTAGTCATGCGATTAGAGAGATAGGAAATCGTCTTGGTGAAAAGGTTGAGAAAAATACCTCTTTCAAGAAACGCAAAATTGAATTGATCTGAGGTAATCTTCAAAGAAAAAACTAATGATTATCCGGTGCTGCTGTGAAACCTCGGCCTTTTGAGCTCGTTTTTGACAAAAGATTTCTTGCAAAACCGTAGTTCGTGGCGTGAAATCAAGGTGCCCGGAGCGCGTAGCAACCTTCCGTTACCATACCAGTACATGAAGATTGTGAGCATCGCGTAACGTAGAATTCGCGACACTCAGTAGATTATGCAAGAAATTTAGAGTATCAGTGATGCGAATAGACTCGGAGTAATCTGCGGGATACCCTTTGAGGCTATAGCCGAATCAGTTTAATTTTATTCAAGGCGGAGGAGCACAGACAGTACAAATAGTACGGCAAGCGACGACAACGCAGAATCAAATTAAACTGATTTGGCTATATTAACCAGACCCGATACTGCTATGGCTTTGTCGTCCGTTGAAGAAGAATACACCGAGGCGAGTGAAGCTTCGGTTTAAACGTGGTAGAGAGCCTCTCCATAAGATGTAAATAACAACGCTATATAAGTATTTTTTGCTCTTTAATATTAAGTATTTTTCTTCTAGGTTTTTCTGGGATTAATTTCATTTAATGCCGATAGAAACGTTGAGCAAAAAAAGGTAAGCACCTGGTCAAGATAGATCCGTGGTTTTCCAATTCTAGAACAGGGAACCTCTCGCTAAATTTTAGTGAGAGGAAGATGTAATTAATAGAAATAAGTAGATATTGCTTCTATTAATCGATTATTTACTAAGATAGTCTCTGAATACAGGAAATTACCAAATTATATACTATTATGATGTTAAGCAAGTTCAATGATGTCTAATGGTTTATGTGAGGTTTCTTGTGCTCGCTGATACTTTAGCCAAAAACGAGTTCAAAACGCTTATTTAATTTATGTAAATTGCGCTTTTGCTTGTTTTTTCATCAATTGAGTGTTGCTCAACGGGATTACTTCTTTTTAGTAGATAAAAAGAAGAAGGTAGTAACCACTCATTGGTGTGATTGCTTTTTATGATTAATATATTGATATGATTTAATAATCTTTAAAAATAACTGATTATTAATCGGCGTGTACGAAAAATAGACATTTTATTTATGTTAAATTTTAGGCAGAATACACAGTCGTCATATAAAAAGATAGTCTGCTTTACTTGACGAACGAGATTTTAACGTACAGTACGCAAAGCGTTTCTGTATAACGTTTTTTGTTAACAAAAACGGTGTGATATGCAAGTTTTAATTATGAGGCATGGTGACGCGGTACTTGATGCCATTACTGATGCAGAAAGACCCTTGACGTTATGTGGTCAAGATGAGTCTCTACAGGTAGCAAGTTGGTTAAATGAACAGTCAATGGACATTGAGCAGATACTAGTCAGCCCTTATTTGCGTGCCACGCAAACGCTTGAGGTTACACGTAAAGCACTGATTTTACCCGGAGAACAGGAGATCATGCCTGAATTAACTCCTGGGGGGGATGCTGTTTTGATGACTTGTTATCTTCAGGCCTTAGCTAAAGAAGGTTGTTCTGCCGTGCTGTTAATTTCACATCTCCCGTTGGTGGGTTACTTGGTAGCGGAGCTTTGCCCTGGACAATACCCTCCCATGTTTGCAACTTCTGCTATTGCTTGTATTGATCTAGATGTGAATACGGGTCATGGCACTTTCGATTGGCAAATTGGTCCCTCACAGCTCGCAGCTAAGGTTCAGGAACCAACCCTTCCAAGCTGACATCCTCCCAGCGATAAATGGCGAGGATCTCCACCGTCAGATCGAAATCTGAGTTGTATCACAGCAGGCTCCTGCTTCAACGGACAGCTTGACTGCACTTCTCCTTCAAAGATGTATTGCCCTGTCGCTAAAATGTTATCGGTGCTCCGATGTATTATAGCCAAATCATTTTAATTTTATTCTGTTCAGAGTATTACCACCATTGATGGAAATGATGTACGGGTCCGTTTCCCTTGCCAACGTTTAAACTGCTCGCTTGTACCAGTGCTTGTTGCAAATAATCTTTGGCCGTTTGAACACTTTCTTGCCAATTATGATGTCTAGGTCGCAATGCTGCTAATGCTGCTGATAAGGTACAACCTGTGCCATGTGTGTTGCAGCTATCTATCCGCGTATGCGTAAAGCGGTATTGACCTTCTGCTGTAAATAACCAATCCGGACTCTCGTTACCATTTAGGTGCCCCCCTTTCATCAATACGTTTTTGCAGCCCAAATGCAATAATGCCAGTCCTTGCTCATACATTTGTTCTTCATTTTTTGCCAGTAAACAATTGAGTAATACTGCTGCCTCTGGCAAATTTGGTGTGACTAAAGACACGAGTGGTAACAGATATTTTTTAAGTGCATTTACTGCTTCTGGTGCTAACAAAGCATCGCCGCTTTTAGCCAACATCACCGGATCTAAGACGACATAACGGGGTTTGTAGCACAATAATTTATCCGATACGATTTTGATAATAGCACTATTTACTAGCATACCTATTTTAGTGGTGTCAATACGCATATCACTGAATACTGAATCTAATTGTGCACCGATAAAGTTTGGATCAATGTTATAAATTGATTGTACCCCACAGGTATTTTGTGCAACTAATGCAGTGATTACGCTAGCGCCATAGGCACGTAATGCAGAAAAAGTTTTTAGATCAGCTTGAATACCCGCCCCACCACTGGGGTCGGTTCCCGCTATAGAAAGCGCATTGATATGTTTCAAGGTATTTCACACTTGGTTACCGAAATACAAGTAACAACCTGTTCGAAATCTCCTGTACTTGCTAAAGAAGATTTCGAACAGGCTGTATATCCTTCGCCTTTCAAATTACGGCGGTGTTGGCTGCGGGTGTTCGCCCTCATGGTTGACGCTCATCGGTCGGTCGCCCTGGCCGCCTAGCGGCAACCTGAAGGACTGTGGGTATAAAAGGATCACTCCATATTTTTTCACTTACATGGTGTATAGGAAGATTAATCTTTAATACTACTGGTTGATAAGTATCCTTGGTTGCTATTTTCGCAGCGGCCATACGAGCGATAATAAAACCATAAATGCCTCCCATTAATCCGCCGATAACCGTAATCGCTTCTTTAGCAAACAACATATGACAAAAAAAACTGCTGCTAATGAGGCCTAATAAAGGTAAAAAATAGACCAACAACGCACAACTTAATAAACCGCTTTCACTGAAACCTAGCTCAACCTGCTGACCCGGCACCAAGGCCTGTGAGATAGGTATTTGCAACTGATGCACTTTATTTGAATTTGCATTATTGCTAAAGGCTCCCCCGCATCCCCTGGAGGAATGACAGTTATTACAAGCTTTGCGAGGCTGACAATGCAGTAACGCCACTCCTTGTTGCCACGAAACCACTGTTGCCCATTCTCTCATCATTTTTTAATCTTCTGAATAAGTGCTTGGTGAGTAGTAGTCTAGCCCAGTATAAGGTGTTGGAGGCTCTGACCCAAAATATTGCTGTCGTGATACAGCGATACGTTGAAGCAGCTCTTCTACCTGAGATGTTTGATTTTTATTAAAATCCCCATTTAAACCAACGGGTGAAGCTTTCATCCCCATCACCGGTAAGGTATTAAATATTGGCAATGTATTAAATGTGGGTGATTCAGGTTGCAAATCTGATATTGCTGGTTGCTCATATGACTGAACGCTAATGAGCACAGCGACGCATACACAGGCTGCAATCGCCACTTGGGTTATTTGACTGATCCAGCGAGGAGAGATCTTTTGCAAAGTAGGCCATTTTACTGATGCCGGGCTTTCCTCGGTCATTGGTGGCAAATATAACCCCGATTCTTTTTTGATCACATCAGCGACAGCCTGTGAAACATCTAAATTTAAGGCTCCACTGGCGCTATCATCTGTGCGCAAAATATCACGAATTAAATGATAACTACGCCAACTTTGCTGAAGTTTTTCATCTTTTGATAAAGAATTTATCAATTCAGCATCAAAATTTTCTCCATCTATCAAAGCGGAAAGCTTTTCTTTTTTCATGCCTAAGTACCTTTTGTAGGTCTATACCCTTCGCCTTTGAAGCTACCGCGTTGTTAGCTGCGAGTGTTCGCCGAATCACGTAGTATATCTACGCTCATCGGTCGGTCGCCCTGGCAGCCGAAGCCAGCTTCAAAGGCGAAGGGTATATTATCTTTGTATCAATGGCTGAATTTTGCTATCAATAGCTTCTCTAGCTCGAAAAATACGGGAACGAACCGTACCGACCGGACAATCCATAATAGTCGCTATTTCTTCATAGCTTAAATTATCTAGCTCACGGAGTGTAATTGCCATACGAAGATCTTCCGGGAGAATCGCAATGGTCTGGAAAACAATCTGTCTTAACTCATCGGACAACATTAAATTCTCAGGGTTCGATATTTCTTTCAATGCGGCTATATTTTCGTTGTTTTCCACATCATCCACATCAATATCGTTTGATGGAGGACGCCGTTTTTGCGTAATTAAATAATTTTTTGCGGTGTTTATTGCTATACGATACAACCACGTATAAAAAGCACTTTCGCCACGAAATGAGGTTAACGCTCGATAGGCTTTAATAAAAGCTTCCTGTACTACATCAGGTATATCCCCTTGCGGAACATATCGAGATACAAGGCCGGCAACTTTGTTCTGGTAACGAATAACCAGTAGGTTGAAAGATTGTTGATCTCCTTTTTGAACCCGCTCGACCAGTATTTGATCCGTTAACTGCTCACGCATTCAAATTAAGCTCCCGATATCCAGTGTTATGTCTATACCCTTCGCCTTTGAAGTTGCCTTCGGCTGCCAGGGCGATCGACCGATGAGCGTAGATATAC contains:
- a CDS encoding type II toxin-antitoxin system death-on-curing family toxin, which codes for MEEIVLLSIEQVINIQKNTLPQGAVVDYNKLVGALNRIQNRQHYENCNGKFELAALYLTAIAKAHAFVDANKRTAFISCATFLRANGIQLQEMTFYLTKLTVMVATDKVTEKETAILLALLSDYYTQFTDYQCEFTDEEECIYYNLAIAMVLNGNNIKKLKMMAETVKKLLDDGELNVITKQILERY
- a CDS encoding IS3 family transposase (programmed frameshift), whose product is MPANPVPINIKQQGLLWLQPPYNWSHRQIAKKLDVSPSVVSRWRNELMSDGLLCEDEQFLKNNEGWSPEQRFAVVIESAVMSEIELAEYCRHKGLFVEQVKEWRTASLRAHEPKALNNHKVDKVVKEYRQKIRELEKELTRKEKALAETAALLVLREKFQCPLGQQRGRLIPLPERLNIVDMLRNAMKQGARKAQACQVIGISVRTLQRWRNNCHNAPLADKRSTAVRNAPSNKLSDAERQRIMEICNSPEFSSFPPNVIVPTLADRGIYIASESTFYRVLKANKLLTPRRRERSYKRPGAQKTTAPNQVWSWDSSYLPTPIKGRHLYLYMMMDIFSRKIVGADVFEQESGEQAAELLQRCIWKEKCAGKKIILHSDNGGPMRSYTLLAKMYDLGGISSYSRPRVSNDNPYSESLFRTVKYCPQWPAEGFTLLNDARAWVAQFVNGYNLEHKHSGIKYVTPDERHREADKEILAKRKAIYELARAKKPERWSKGCRNWNFIHEVMLNPEVSAA
- the istB gene encoding IS21-like element helper ATPase IstB; the encoded protein is MMEMENLLIRLKMDYLGDALESLCEEATKKALNYREFLQQALAQEWNGRHQKGLESRLKQARLPWIKTLEQFDFTFQPSIDRKIIRELAGLRFVEHHENVILLGPPGVGKTHLAIALAVKAATAGHRVLFMPLDRLCCTLMKAKQENRLERQLQQLCYARVLILDEIGYLPMNREEASLFFRLLSRRYEKASIILTSNKSFTDWGDVFGDHILATAILDRLLHHSTTLNIKGESYRLKNKRKAGMLPIKTTDIIQAPGIETQQEN
- the istA gene encoding IS21 family transposase encodes the protein MLRREDHYMIKQRHQQGAFIVDIAHQIGCSEKTVRRHISYPAPPTAKRGKKQVAKLEPFKDYIDSRLSEQVWNAAVIFEEIREKGYRGGSAMLRRYIHPKRPLRASKNTVRFETLPGYQLQHDWGEIIVEVAGSACTVNFAVNTLGFSRRFHVFAAPKQDAEHTYESLVRSFNYFGGSVKNVLVDNQKAAVIKHGQNGHIEFNAGFLQLANHYGFSPRACKPYRPQTKGKTERMVGYVKHNFFTRYRQFESFAHVNQLLAMWLAKVADQRHLRQFKQTPENRFAEEKIALMPLPATDFDTSYFDLRQVAWDSYIDVRGNRYSVPSFWCGRAVNIRIGLDNTLRIYGDEQLLATHLLQEVTQGWQKVPEHHQALWQQVNRVASRSLSVYEELL
- a CDS encoding NEL-type E3 ubiquitin ligase domain-containing protein: MAEEATATCEDRVSHAYNQMKLLILIADIEAQKSYNPIALSNVIELGRGCFRLEKLEQIARNKAKSLRLVDEIEVYLSYQVKLRERLALPLDTVDMRFYDVSYVTDTDLNNAAAIVMEKEKTELLDFFSTDWSVWQSVLKKLDSENYEKALAESNSEQTSLRFQQEFAAEISAKGLPMNEPELEAKLGPPIMRKIKGEIMAKCTNAFLTSRELSLY
- the sixA gene encoding phosphohistidine phosphatase SixA codes for the protein MQVLIMRHGDAVLDAITDAERPLTLCGQDESLQVASWLNEQSMDIEQILVSPYLRATQTLEVTRKALILPGEQEIMPELTPGGDAVLMTCYLQALAKEGCSAVLLISHLPLVGYLVAELCPGQYPPMFATSAIACIDLDVNTGHGTFDWQIGPSQLAAKVQEPTLPS
- the thiD gene encoding bifunctional hydroxymethylpyrimidine kinase/phosphomethylpyrimidine kinase → MKHINALSIAGTDPSGGAGIQADLKTFSALRAYGASVITALVAQNTCGVQSIYNIDPNFIGAQLDSVFSDMRIDTTKIGMLVNSAIIKIVSDKLLCYKPRYVVLDPVMLAKSGDALLAPEAVNALKKYLLPLVSLVTPNLPEAAVLLNCLLAKNEEQMYEQGLALLHLGCKNVLMKGGHLNGNESPDWLFTAEGQYRFTHTRIDSCNTHGTGCTLSAALAALRPRHHNWQESVQTAKDYLQQALVQASSLNVGKGNGPVHHFHQWW
- a CDS encoding SoxR reducing system RseC family protein yields the protein MMREWATVVSWQQGVALLHCQPRKACNNCHSSRGCGGAFSNNANSNKVHQLQIPISQALVPGQQVELGFSESGLLSCALLVYFLPLLGLISSSFFCHMLFAKEAITVIGGLMGGIYGFIIARMAAAKIATKDTYQPVVLKINLPIHHVSEKIWSDPFIPTVLQVAARRPGRPTDERQP
- a CDS encoding RseA family anti-sigma factor, translating into MKKEKLSALIDGENFDAELINSLSKDEKLQQSWRSYHLIRDILRTDDSASGALNLDVSQAVADVIKKESGLYLPPMTEESPASVKWPTLQKISPRWISQITQVAIAACVCVAVLISVQSYEQPAISDLQPESPTFNTLPIFNTLPVMGMKASPVGLNGDFNKNQTSQVEELLQRIAVSRQQYFGSEPPTPYTGLDYYSPSTYSED
- the rpoE gene encoding RNA polymerase sigma factor RpoE; protein product: MREQLTDQILVERVQKGDQQSFNLLVIRYQNKVAGLVSRYVPQGDIPDVVQEAFIKAYRALTSFRGESAFYTWLYRIAINTAKNYLITQKRRPPSNDIDVDDVENNENIAALKEISNPENLMLSDELRQIVFQTIAILPEDLRMAITLRELDNLSYEEIATIMDCPVGTVRSRIFRAREAIDSKIQPLIQR